In Helianthus annuus cultivar XRQ/B chromosome 9, HanXRQr2.0-SUNRISE, whole genome shotgun sequence, the following are encoded in one genomic region:
- the LOC110879253 gene encoding probable galacturonosyltransferase-like 10, with the protein MLRFKSLGVAFMLIINIIITIVPLFLVPTNAIRSIPKTTPSTIQLYGTATTNVQYNEAPEYFNGAQCTTTTASIIHVAMTLDFNYLRGSVAAVHSILKHTSCPENLYFHFIASASKSPRPEDLTRIIKTIFPYLGFTVYSFDDSLVKDLISYSIREALEDPLNYARTYLGDILDPSVTRVIYLDSDVIMVDDIQKLWSVSLTGSTAIGAPVYCHANFTKYFTDRFWYDSSLSSVFEGKKPCYFNTGVMVMDLVKWRKEDYRGRIEKWMKIQKEERIYELGSLPPFLLVFGGDVAAIDHRWNQHGLGGNNRVHSCRLLHPGPISLLHWSGKGKPWVRLDAGDPCPVDELWAPYDLSKHSKQLL; encoded by the coding sequence ATGCTTCGGTTTAAATCTCTTGGTGTTGCTTTTATGctgattattaatattattattactattgttCCTCTGTTTCTTGTACCAACAAATGCGATTCGTTCAATCCCTAAAACAACACCTTCAACAATCCAACTTTATGGGACTGCAACTACCAACGTACAATACAACGAAGCACCGGAGTACTTCAACGGTGCTCAATGTACAACCACCACTGCATCTATCATCCACGTGGCAATGACTCTTGATTTCAACTATTTGAGAGGATCTGTAGCTGCTGTTCATTCGATTCTAAAACACACTTCATGTCCGGAAAATCTTTACTTCCATTTCATTGCATCGGCTTCCAAATCGCCCAGACCCGAAGACTTGACCCGGATCATCAAAACCATATTTCCATATTTGGGTTTTACGGTTTATAGTTTCGATGACAGTCTTGTGAAAGATCTGATCTCGTATTCGATTCGAGAAGCACTTGAGGATCCGTTGAATTATGCCAGAACATACTTGGGTGATATACTTGATCCGAGTGTGACCCGAGTGATTTATCTGGATTCGGATGTTATCATGGTTGATGATATACAGAAGCTTTGGTCGGTTTCGTTAACTGGGTCAACAGCGATTGGGGCTCCGGTTTACTGTCATGCGAATTTTACCAAGTATTTTACCGATAGGTTTTGGTATGATTCGAGTTTGTCGAGTGTGTTTGAAGGGAAGAAGCCTTGTTATTTCAATACAGGGGTGATGGTGATGGATTTGGTGAAGTGGAGGAAGGAGGATTACAGAGGGAGGATTGAGAAATGGATGAAGATTCAAAAGGAGGAGAGGATATACGAATTGGGTTCGCTTCCGCCGTTTTTGTTGGTGTTTGGCGGTGATGTGGCGGCCATCGATCATAGGTGGAACCAGCATGGGCTTGGTGGGAACAATAGGGTTCATAGTTGTAGGTTGTTGCATCCGGGTCCGATTAGTTTGTTGCATTGGAGCGGGAAGGGGAAACCGTGGGTGAGACTAGACGCGGGTGACCCGTGTCCGGTTGATGAGCTATGGGCTCCTTATGATCTTTCTAAACACTCTAAACAACTAttgtga
- the LOC110879254 gene encoding uncharacterized protein LOC110879254 gives MAAAASSTSLPFHRLTHLSITHHKPLPHPYSLHLLFRPLLPYRSGSAAAINCRISGGGEDFLPTNSFYREFSVIANMLKQIEPMDTSVISKGVSDPVKDSMKRMISAMLGLLPSDQLSVKISVSKRPLVRLLASSLITGYTLWNAEYRVTLMRNFETSSKRLNPGNCNCNNDVTKDQSEEDNVEMEYCYEELERLNLESCFGDLSPDARNYIQELESELATAKKDLHTQKQEIMQIRYAKESNNDILKYLRSLDSDMLDELSRPSSSQVKGILQQLVHCASRRVFKEDITTSGLMGNSEVVQESFCETRDHLAKLLFWCMLLGHQLRGLENRLYLRCAVGFI, from the exons ATGGCAGCAGCAGCTTCCTCCACATCTCTACCGTTTCACCGGCTCACACACCTCTCAATCACCCACCACAAACCACTTCCACATCCTTATTCTCTCCATCTCCTCTTCCGCCCACTGCTTCCTTACCGTTCCGGTTCTGCTGCCGCAATCAACTGCCGTATCTCCGGCGGTGGTGAGGATTTTTTACCCACTAACTCATTCTACCGTGAATTTTCAGTTATTGCAAACATGTTGAAGCAGATTGAACCTATGGACACTTCTGTGATATCAAAAGGCGTTTCTGATCCTGTTAAAGACTCAATGAAACGTATGATTTCTGCGATGTTAGGTTTGCTACCGTCTGATCAATTATCTGTCAAGATTAGCGTTTCTAAACGTCCTCTTGTTCGATTACTTGCTTCTTCGTTAATCACAGG GTACACGTTGTGGAACGCTGAGTACAGAGTTACGTTGATGAGGAACTTTGAAACATCTTCGAAGCGGTTGAATCCAGGCAATTGTAATTGTAATAATGATGTTACCAAGGATCAGAGTGAGGAGGATAATGTTGAGATGGAGTATTGTTATGAAGAATTAGAGAGATTGAACCTTGAAAGTTGTTTCGGTGATTTGTCTCCTGATGCTAGGAATTACATTCAGGAATTGGAATCAGAGCTAGCTACAGCCAAGAAG GATCTGCACACTCAGAAGCAGGAAATTATGCAAATCAGATACGCAAAAGAAAGTAACAATGATATATTGAAGTACTTGCGATCCTTGGATTCAGACATG TTAGATGAGCTATCAAGACCATCATCTTCACAAGTAAAAGGAATTCTACAACAACTTGTTCATTGTGCATCAAGAAGAGTATTTAAGGAAGACATCACCACCTCTGGTTTAATGGGAAATTCAGAAGTAGTCCAAGAAAGCTTCTGTGAAACACGGGATCATCTTGCGAAACTGCTTTTCTG GTGTATGCTTTTAGGTCATCAGTTAAGAGGCTTGGAGAACAGATTGTATCTAAGATGTGCAGTTGGCTTCATATGA